The following coding sequences lie in one Primulina huaijiensis isolate GDHJ02 chromosome 2, ASM1229523v2, whole genome shotgun sequence genomic window:
- the LOC140970971 gene encoding THO complex subunit 4D-like, with amino-acid sequence MSMASLDMSLDDMIKNRRSSVRNRGQGRSRGARWGQGPGGSSSRGGRAYGPPRRGPLGLNARPSAQTIAKTFRRTKNLPWQNGLLEDSLKAAGLSGLVNGTKLYVSNLDTGVTMEDIRDLFSDIGELMRYSIHYDKNGRSSGSAEVIFVRRSDAFQALKRYNNVQLDGKPMKVEIIGADSDIPISARVNVFGGANGKRTVVMGSGTGRFGGGSRVDKDYRGPIHRGRGGSNIGRGGGRGGGVGRGRGRGRGRGVAHGRKVVEKSAVDLDKELENYHSEAMQS; translated from the exons ATGTCAATGGCCTCCTTGGATATGTCTTTGGACGATATGATAAAAAACCGTAGAAGTAGCGTGCGAAACCGAGGACAAGGCAGGTCTCGAGGTGCACGATGGGGACAAGGGCCAGGAGGGTCATCATCCAGGGGTGGGAGAGCATATGGGCCCCCTCGCAGAGGTCCACTTGGACTTAATGCTCGACCGTCGGCTCAAACGATAGCCAAG ACCTTCCGCAGAACCAAGAATTTACCATGGCAGAATGGTCTTCTTGAGGATAGTCTTAAAGCTGCTGGGTTATCAGGATTAGTAAATGGTACAAAGTTGTATGTTTCCAACTTGGATACTGGAGTGACTATGGAAGATATAAGG GATCTATTTTCTGATATTGGAGAGCTGATGCGTTATTCAATTCACTATGACAAAAATGGACGCTCAAGT GGTTCTGCTGAAGTGATTTTTGTCCGAAGGAGTGATGCATTTCAAGCTCTTAAGCGATATAACAATGTCCAATTGGATGGGAAGCCCATGAAGGTTGAGATAATTGGTGCTGACTCTGATATTCCCATTTCTGCTCGTGTGAACGTTTTTGGAGGAGCTAATGGAAAAAGGACGGTCGTAATGGG GTCTGGAACTGGTCGTTTTGGCGGTGGCTCTAGGGTGGACAAGGATTACCGTGGTCCCAT TCATAGGGGTCGTGGTGGTTCAAATATTGGTCGTGGAGGTGGACGTGGTGGTGGAGTAGGTCGCGGTCGAGGtagaggtcgaggtcgtggtgtAGCTCACGGGAGAAAGGTTGTGGAGAAATCTGCCGTTGATCTTGACAAGGAGCTGGAAAACTATCACTCTGAAGCTATGCAGAGTTGA
- the LOC140970970 gene encoding glucan endo-1,3-beta-glucosidase 2-like encodes MELVLFILLLIVSAVSADEDAFVGVNIGTELSDMPHPTQVVALLKAQQIRHVRLYNADRGLLLALANTGIRVAISVPNDQLLGLGQSNSTAANWVSQNVVAHYPATNITTISVGSEVFTSLPNVAPVLVKALRFIHSALVASNLDRQIKVSTPLASSLILDSFPPSQAFFNRSWNPVLFPVLDFLQSTSSYFMLNIYPYFDYMQSNGVIPLDYALFKPLPSNKEAVDANTLLHYTNVFDAMVDAAYFAMASLNITNLPVMVTETGWPSKGDANEPDATLDNANTYNSNVIRHILNKTGTPKYPGIGVSTYIYELYNEDMKPGPLSEKNWGLFDANGVPVYVLHLIGSGSVLANDTTNQTYCTAKDGADEKMVQAALDWACGPGKVDCSSILQGQACYDPDNVFAHATYAFDSYYHRMGKTSSSCDFNGVAAITTTNPSHGLCIFRGSDTNGTLLNSTIPAMDSKSSDSPAKFLYRNSQSFNCIVVAIFGWVLVLL; translated from the exons ATGGAATTAGTGCTGTTTATTTTGCTACTGATAGTGTCAGCTGTTTCTGCTGATGAAG ATGCATTCGTTGGAGTGAACATTGGGACAGAGCTATCGGACATGCCACACCCGACTCAAGTAGTTGCACTCCTCAAAGCTCAGCAAATCCGCCACGTCAGGCTGTACAATGCAGATCGAGGATTGCTTCTTGCACTTGCTAACACAGGTATCCGAGTTGCTATCTCTGTGCCAAACGACCAGCTTCTAGGCCTTGGTCAATCTAATTCGACTGCTGCAAATTGGGTATCTCAGAACGTGGTTGCACACTATCCTGCCACCAACATTACAACAATCAGTGTTGGTTCTGAGGTTTTTACGTCCCTGCCAAATGTTGCTCCTGTTCTTGTTAAAGCTCTCAGATTCATCCATTCCGCCCTTGTGGCTTCAAATCTTGATAGACAGATCAAAGTTTCCACACCACTTGCGTCTTCCCTCATTCTTGACTCTTTCCCTCCATCCCAAGCGTTCTTTAATCGTTCATGGAATCCGGTTTTGTTTCCTGTCCTTGATTTTCTTCAATCAACAAGCTCGTATTTTATGCTCAACATTTACCCTTACTTTGACTACATGCAATCAAACGGTGTAATCCCATTAGATTATGCTCTGTTCAAGCCTCTTCCGAGTAACAAAGAAGCCGTAGATGCAAATACACTTCTTCATTATACTAATGTGTTTGATGCTATGGTTGATGCCGCGTATTTTGCAATGGCTTCTCTTAACATCACAAATCTTCCCGTTATGGTTACCGAAACAGGCTGGCCCTCGAAAGGGGATGCGAATGAGCCTGATGCCACTTTAGATAATGCCAATACATACAACAGTAATGTGATACGACACATACTGAACAAAACAGGAACTCCAAAATATCCTGGGATCGGAGTCAGCACTTACATATACGAGCTATACAATGAGGATATGAAACCGGGGCCTCTCTCTGAGAAAAACTGGGGATTGTTTGATGCAAATGGGGTTCCCGTGTATGTGTTGCACTTGATTGGCTCAGGATCCGTGTTGGCAAATGACACAACAAACCAGACATATTGCACAGCAAAAGATGGCGCGGACGAAAAAATGGTGCAAGCTGCTCTGGATTGGGCTTGCGGACCTGGGAAAGTCGACTGTTCTTCGATACTGCAGGGGCAAGCATGCTACGATCCAGATAATGTGTTTGCCCATGCAACATATGCATTCGATTCCTATTATCATCGAATGGGAAAGACATCTTCAAGCTGTGATTTTAATGGGGTGGCTGCCATTACGACCACAAAtccaa GTCACGGTTTGTGCATATTCCGTGGAAGTGATACGAACGGCACACTGCTGAACAGCACCATACCAGCTATGGATTCGAAGAGTTCCGATTCTCCAGCCAAGTTCCTATACCGGAACTCGCAGTCATTTAACTGTATTGTAGTTGCGATATTTGGTTGGGTTTTGGTTCTtttgtaa
- the LOC140960605 gene encoding uncharacterized protein, with translation MKARMEFRTVIRLVLVWIGISFHIMLLVNCAKIPDGWTADGSLDSSLPLTLRIYKHHVEMNNGIVKLQLSNPSGLITGVGYGGIENVLEYRYKETRRGYWDIVWSNPKTRNGFFSTLESTNFKVIAKTKNHIEVSFTKTWNSSLGDKAPPLNIDKRFIMLRGVSGFYSYAIFEHLKGWPDLNIDEARIAFKLHQNMFHYMAVSDNLQRIMPTDYDRTRGQVLDYKEAVLLTNPANSTLKRQVDDKYQYSYESKDNHVHGWISSSPRVGFWVITPSDEFRAGGPVKQDLTSHVGPTSLAIFFSGHYAGPNFGVKLRNGEAWKKVFGPVFIYMNSDSGNKPISLWEDAKQQMAIETKKWPYDFPSSKDIPRANQRGAISGRLLIHDRYINRSLIPAKSAYIGLAPPGDVGSWQEDTKGYQFWTQTDEKGHFTIKNIREGRYNLYGWVPGIMGDYKYGNDVIIKPGTQTTVGDIVYDPPRNGPTLWEIGIPDRSAAEFFVPDPNPKLMTNLHINGTEKFRQYGLWDRYTDLYPTHDLVYTVGTSDYRKDWFFAHVNRKVGVHDYKPTTWQISFDLRNVIRTGTYTLRLALASANYGEIQVRMNNPYSRRPQFTTRRIGRDNAIARHGIHGLYSLYSVKFSGFQLVNGRNTIYLKQSRDEGPFIGIMYDYIRFEGPSQEYYH, from the exons ATGAAGGCAAGAATGGAGTTTCGAACTGTAATCCGCTTAGTGTTAGTATGGATTGGAATAAGTTTTCATATAATGTTGCTTGTCAACTGTGCCAAGATCCCAGACGG ATGGACAGCAGACGGTAGTCTAGATTCGTCTCTTCCACTAACGCTGCGTATATACAAACATCac GTGGAGATGAACAACGGCATTGTTAAACTGCAGTTATCGAATCCGTCGGGATTGATAACCGGTGTTGGGTACGGAGGGATTGAAAATGTACTCGAATATCGCTACAAAGAAACACGGAGAGG GTATTGGGACATCGTATGGAGTAATCCAAAGACACGCAACGGTTTTTTCTCAAC ATTGGAAAGTACAAATTTCAAGGTTATCGCAAAAACTAAAAATCATATTGAAGTTTCCTTCACAAAGACGTGGAATTCTTCTCTGGGTGACAAAGCACCACCCCTGAATATAGACAAAAG ATTTATAATGTTGCGTGGAGTTTCAGGTTTCTATTCATACGCAATATTCGAGCACTTGAAAGGATGGCCTGATTTGAATATAGATGAAGCAAGAATTGCATTTAAGCTTCACCaaaatat gtTCCATTACATGGCTGTATCGGACAACTTGCAAAGGATCATGCCTACAGATTATGATCGAACAAGAGGCCAGGTTCTTGATTACAAAGAAGCCGTTTTACTCACAAATCCTGCCAATTCCACTCTCAAAAGACAG GTGGATGACAAGTACCAATACTCGTATGAAAGTAAGGACAACCATGTGCACGGGTGGATTAGTTCCTCTCCTCGCGTAGGGTTTTGGGTGATAACACCGAGCGACGAGTTTCGCGCCGGTGGCCCTGTCAAGCAAGATCTTACATCTCATGTAGGTCCGACATCTTTGGCT ATATTTTTTAGTGGGCACTATGCTGGTCCAAATTTCGGAGTTAAATTGCGGAATGGAGAGGCCTGGAAGAAGGTCTTCGGCccggtttttatatatatgaactCTGATTCCGGAAACAAGCCGATTTCCCTTTGGGAAGATGCCAAACAACAG ATGGCGATTGAGACCAAGAAATGGCCATATGATTTCCCATCGTCGAAGGACATACCTCGTGCCAATCAAAGGGGTGCAATTTCTGGTCGATTGTTGATCCATGACAGATATATTAACAGAAGCCTTATACCGGCGAAATCAGCATACATCGGATTGGCTCCACCGGGAGATGTAGGATCTTGGCAAGAAGATACCAAG GGTTATCAATTTTGGACTCAAACTGATGAAAAGGGACATTTCACAATAAAAAACATTAGAGAAGGCAGGTATAATTTGTACGGTTGGGTTCCAGGGATCATGGGAGACTATAAATATGGCAATGATGTAATAATCAAACCAG GAACTCAAACTACAGTAGGTGACATTGTGTACGATCCTCCAAGAAATGGTCCAACTCTATGGGAGATAGGAATCCCGGATCGTTCTGCCGCCGAGTTTTTCGTGCCTGATCCGAATCCAAAGCTGATGACCAATTTACACATCAATGGCACAGAAAA ATTTAGGCAATATGGGTTGTGGGATAGATACACGGATTTATATCCTACTCATGATCTCGTTTACACCGTTGGGACTAGTGATTATcgaaaagactggttttttgCTCATGTAAACAG GAAAGTAGGAGTACATGACTACAAACCAACCACATGGCAAATTTCATTTGATTTAAGGAATGTGATCAGGACAGGAACGTATACTCTCAGGCTTGCTCTGGCATCTGCTAATTACGGTGAAATACAA GTGAGGATGAACAACCCTTATTCAAGACGGCCCCAATTTACGACAAGAAGAATAGGAAGGGACAATGCAATCGCAAGACATGGAATTCATGGATTATACTCTTTGTATAGTGTGAAATTTTCAGGGTTTCAACTGGTGAATGGAAGGAACACGATATATTTAAAGCAATCAAGAGACGAAGGTCCATTCATTGGGATTATGTATGACTACATTCGCTTCGAAGGGCCGTCTCAAGAATATTATCATTAG